The Cucurbita pepo subsp. pepo cultivar mu-cu-16 chromosome LG08, ASM280686v2, whole genome shotgun sequence genome contains a region encoding:
- the LOC111800111 gene encoding E3 ubiquitin-protein ligase UPL4-like isoform X4, giving the protein MKMHVTVINSSPGFHDNDMDTSPSASASSRSEGEYDKDSAYGSCDSDDAEQKHSDLRNYQRQRSSSDHGRLKRILSSLGEESELSAQRTLLVELCEVLSFCMENSLSSMTSDSLSIVLVNLVKLDSDPEIVLLALRAITYLCDVYPRSSSFLVRHDGVRALCQMLGVIKYLDVAEQCLIALEKISREQPVACLEAGAVMAVLTYIDFFSTSIQRTALRTVVNVCRKLPSECPPTLIDAVPILCNLLQYEDGQLSENVALCMIKIVERVSQSCELLDGLCHHGLIQQVIHLINLNSRTTLSQTTYNDLLGVLVKLSSGSTVAFKTLYELNISNTLKDILSAYNLSHGMSSSCSVVDGQRNQVCEVLKLLNELLPTGDANAEELSEKVYFLVSNPKKLQKFGLDVLPLLVQVVSSGANLYVCCGCLTIIYKFVCLGESGMLVELLQNTNISSFLAGVFTRKDHHVLMLALKITEIILQKLSSIFFKSFVKEGVYFAIDALITPEKYKQLIFPVFTGVHPSIGSCQKSSRENARCLCYAFLSGCFSSTEETGNCKLDKDSVYSLAYHIRTHYFSEELCDTDKGVTDILQNLQTLAGSLDDLLNLSLIKETPAQDEENCYALLAEIMSKLKCGEPISTFEFIESGIVKSFINYLTNGQYMRKKGEPQIISRQFSIMERRFEVFARLLLSSAEPPSESLPVLVLIRKLQTSLSSLENFPVVSSQGLKHRNYFATVPNGRCIPHPCVKVRFVRGDGETDLCNYTGDIHTVDPFSSLNAIEGFLWSKVGTKKAEQSFEADSLREHQIKLLSNVCSGWGVNPKLVGSDSMSTDLSETQGSTEVDTDEKLQYSVSCSKKGMKPKLLLYLEGKQLEPTLTLYQAILQQHMKESETVSGTKLWNQVYTLTYKSAGESEDNSSNELFSASDKAATLKFSSFFHGLDCILPSDLAKESPAYDVLFLLRSIEGMNRMAFHIMSHERIRAFAEGRINTLDNIKLSVPSVPQNEFVNSKLTEKLEQQMRDFSAFSIGGMPLWCKELMDSCPFLFSFDARCKYFRIVAFSMSHRQPYIRSYSDLRTSNDERSNSGGLPRKKVLVHRNKILDSAVKMMDQYAHQKVLLEVEYDEEVGTGLGPTLEFYTLVGREFQKYDLGMWRGDHGALISIEGRETVESPFGLFPRPWPSTLDTHELYFSEVVKKFVLLGKIVARAIQDGRVMDIYFSKAFYKLILGQEVSIYDIQSFDPELGTALLEFQALVDRGKLLEFVCEENSSAKLEFCYHNTNIEDLCLDFTVPGYPDYLLISSQDHTMVNTKNLEDYVSLVVDATLNSGISRQIDAFKSGFNQVFPIEHLQVFTAEELERLICGEHDSWALNELLENVKFDHGYTASSPSIVNLLEIIQEFDNEHQRAFLQFVTGAPRLPSGGFASLNPKLTIVRKHSSNLVDSDLPSVMTCANYLKLPPYSSKEIMKEKLLYAITEGQGSFHLS; this is encoded by the exons ATGAAAATGCACGTGACGGTCATTAATTCAAGTCCAGGCTTTCATGATAATGACATGGACACTTCACCATCTGCTTCTGCCTCTAGTCGTTCAGAAGGAGAATATGATAAGGATTCAGCCTACGGCTCTTGTGATTCTGATGATGCAGAACAAAAACATAGTGATCTTCGGAATTATCAGAGGCAAAGATCGTCTAGTGATCATGGACGATTGAAAAGGATTTTGTCAAGCTTGGGTGAAGAATCTGAGCTGTCTGCACAAAGAACACTACTAGTGGAGCTATGTGAAGTTTTATCATTCTGTATGGAGAACTCACTATCGAGCATGACATCAGATTCATTATCTATAGTTCTTGTAAATCTGGTGAAACTTGATAGCGACCCGGAGATAGTGCTTTTGGCTCTAAGGGCTATAACTTATTTATGTGATGTTTACCCCAGATCTTCCAGTTTTCTAGTTCGTCATGATGGAGTACGTGCCCTCTGTCAGATGCTAGGAGTTATTAAGTATTTGGATGTTGCTGAACAG TGTTTGATAGCCTTGGAAAAAATATCACGGGAACAACCTGTCGCCTGCTTAGAGGCTGGTGCAGTTATGGCTGTTTTAacttatattgattttttttctactaGCATACAA AGGACTGCTCTTCGTACTGTGGTGAATGTCTGCAGAAAACTTCCTTCTGAGTGTCCACCAACTTTGATTGATGCTGTTCCTATACTATGCAATCTCCTTCAGTATGAAGATGGGCAG CTGTCAGAGAATGTGGCTTTATGCATGATTAAAATAGTTGAGCGTGTCAGTCAATCCTGTGAGCTTTTGGATGGTCTCTGTCATCATGGGCTGATTCAACAAGTCATTCACCTTATAAACTTGAATAGTCGAACGACTTTGTCCCAGACCACTTACAAT GATTTGCTTGGTGTACTTGTCAAACTATCTTCAGGATCAACTGTTGCTTTCAAGACTCTTTATGAGCTAAACATTAGCAACACTTTGAAGGACATATTATCTGCTTACAATCTCTCGCATGGAATGTCTTCTTCATGTTCTGTAGTTGACGGGCAGCGCAACCAG GTATGTGAAGTCCTGAAATTACTTAACGAGCTTCTCCCCACTGGAGATGCAAATGCAGAAGAATTGTCcgaaaaagtatattttttagtcAGTAATCCCAAGAAACTGCAGAAGTTTGGCTTGGATGTACTTCCTTTGCTTGTTCAG GTGGTTAGTTCTGGTGCAAACTTGTATGTTTGTTGTGGCTGCCTAACTATTATCTACAAGTTTGTCTGTTTGGGTGAATCTGGCATGCTTGTCGAGTTGCTTCAGAACACCAATATTTCTAG TTTCCTGGCTGGAGTATTTACTCGAAAAGACCACCATGTGCTGATGTTAGCTTTAAAAATCACTGAGATTATCCTGCAAAAGCTCTctagtatattttttaaatcatttgttAAGGAGGGTGTTTATTTTGCAATTGATGCACTGATAACCCCAGAGAAGTATAAACAGTTGATTTTCCCAGTGTTTACTGGTGTCCACCCTTCAATTGGTTCATGTCAAAAGTCTTcaagagaaaatgcaagatgCTTATGTTATGCCTTTTTGAGTGGCTGTTTCTCCTCAACGGAAGAAACAGGAAACTGCAAGCTTGACAAGGACTCTGTTTATAGTCTTGCATATCACATAAGAACCCATTATTTTTCTGAAGAATTATGTGACACTGATAAAGGAGTGACAGatattcttcaaaatcttcaaactcttgcTGGTTCTCTAGATGATCTATTGAACTTGTCCTTAATTAAGGAAACTCCAGCGCAGGATGAAGAAAATTGTTATGCTTTATTGGCGGAGATTATGTCAAAGCTGAAGTGTGGCGAGCCCATATCCACCTTTGAATTTATCGAAAGTGGAATTGTCAAGTCATTTATAAATTACCTAACTAATGGTCAGTATATGAGGAAAAAGGGAGAACCACAAATTATATCTAGACAGTTCTCAAttatggaaagaagatttgaggTTTTTGCAAGGCTTCTCTTATCTAGTGCAGAACCCCCGTCTGAAAGCTTGCCAGTTTTGGTCTTGATAAGGAAATTACAAACCTCACTGTCGTCTTTAGAAAACTTTCCTGTTGTTTCTAGCCAGGGACTCAAACACAGGAATTATTTTGCTACGGTTCCAAATGGTCGGTGCATACCACATCCTTGTGTGAAAGTTCGGTTTGTGAGAGGAGACGGGGAAACTGATCTCTGCAACTATACTGGGGATATCCATACTGTTgaccccttttcttctttgaatgCCATCGAAGGGTTTCTGTGGTCCAAAGTTGGCACAAAAAAAGCTGAGCAGTCCTTTGAAGCAGATAGCCTGAGGGAACATCAAATTAAACTCCTCTCAAATGTATGTTCTGGTTGGGGTGTTAACCCAAAACTAGTAGGGTCTGACAGCATGTCCACAGATTTGTCTGAAACTCAG GGATCTACAGAAGTTGACACCGATGAGAAATTACAGTATTCTGTATCTTGCAGTAAGAAAGGCATGAAGCCCAAATTGTTACTttaccttgagggaaagcagCTGGAGCCCACTTTGACACTTTATCAGGCAATTCTTCAACAACACATGAAAGAAAGTGAAACTGTTTCTGGGACAAAATTGTGGAACCAAGTATATACTCTAACATATAAAAGTGCTGGAGAAAGTGAGGACAACAGTTCTAACGAATTATTTTCTGCGTCAGACAAAGCTGCAACGTTGAAgttctcttcatttttccatGGTCTAGATTGTATTCTGCCTTCTGACTTGGCAAAAGAAAGTCCTGCTTATgatgttttatttcttctaaGGAGCATAGAGGGCATGAACAGAATGGCATTTCACATAATGTCACATGAAAGGATTCGTGCTTTTGCTGAAGGGAGAATTAATACCTTGGACAATATAAAGCTATCAGTTCCTTCAGTGCCGCAGAATGAATTTGTAAACAGCAAACTGACTGAAAAACTTGAACAGCAGATGAGGGACTTTTCTGCGTTTTCTATTGGTGGCATGCCTTTATGGTGTAAGGAACTTATGGATTCATGCCCTTtcttatttagttttgatgCTAGATGCAAGTACTTTCGGATAGTAGCATTTTCCATGTCGCACCGCCAGCCATATATAAGATCATACAGTGACTTAAGGACCTCAAATGACGAACGATCAAATTCTGGTGGCTTGCCTCGTAAGAAGGTATTAGTACACCGCAACAAAATTCTAGATTCTGCTGTCAAAATGATGGATCAGTATGCACATCAGAAAGTACTGCTTGAGGTGGAATACGATGAAGAAGTTGGCACAGGGCTTGGTCCAACATTAGAATTCTATACTCTCGTCGGTCGTGAATTTCAGAAGTATGACCTTGGAATGTGGAGAGGGGATCATGGTGCTCTTATTTCCATAGAGGGTAGAGAAACTGTTGAATCTCCATTTGGGCTTTTCCCTCGTCCATGGCCATCAACCCTGGATACTCATGAGCTATATTTTTCTGAAGTAGTTAAAAAGTTTGTACTTCTAGGGAAAATTGTGGCAAGGGCCATCCAAGATGGTAGGGTTATGGATATCTACTTCTCCAAAGCCTTCTATAAATTAATACTTGGGCAG GAGGTGAGTATATATGACATCCAATCATTTGATCCAGAACTTGGAACTGCTTTGCTCGAGTTTCAAGCTCTGGTCGACAGAGGTAAATTGTTAGAATTTGTCTGTGAAGAAAACTCGTCGGCCAAACTTGAATTTTGTTACCATAATACCAATATTGAGGATCTTTGCCTTGATTTTACTGTTCCTGGTTATCCTGATTATCTCCTGATCTCATCTCAAGATCATACAATG gtaaatacaaaaaatttggAGGATTACGTCTCTCTTGTTGTAGATGCTACTTTAAATTCTGGAATTTCGAGGCAAATAGATGCATTTAAATCTGGATTTAATCAG GTTTTCCCCATAGAACATCTTCAAGTTTTTACTGCAGAAGAATTAGAGCGCTTAATATGTGGAGAACACGACTCTTGGGCT TTGAATGAACTCCTTGAGAATGTGAAGTTTGACCACGGATATACAGCCAGTAGCCCTTCCATTGTTAAT CTGCTTGAAATTATTCAAGAGTTCGACAACGAACATCAACGAGCATTTCTACAGTTTGTGACGGGGGCGCCAAGGCTTCCTTCTGGAGGCTTTGCATCTCTAAATCCGAAGTTGACTATAGTTCGAAAG CATTCTAGCAATCTGGTTGATTCTGACTTGCCTAGTGTGATGACCTGTGCAAACTATCTAAAGTTGCCTCCGTACTCTTCAAAA GAGATAATGAAAGAGAAGCTTTTATACGCCATCACGGAAGGACAAGGCTCGTTTCACCTTTCGTAG
- the LOC111800111 gene encoding E3 ubiquitin-protein ligase UPL4-like isoform X3: MGNRGQKRTEMVDRLPADKRACSSLEFRPSSSNSSMKMHVTVINSSPGFHDNDMDTSPSASASSRSEGEYDKDSAYGSCDSDDAEQKHSDLRNYQRQRSSSDHGRLKRILSSLGEESELSAQRTLLVELCEVLSFCMENSLSSMTSDSLSIVLVNLVKLDSDPEIVLLALRAITYLCDVYPRSSSFLVRHDGVRALCQMLGVIKYLDVAEQCLIALEKISREQPVACLEAGAVMAVLTYIDFFSTSIQRTALRTVVNVCRKLPSECPPTLIDAVPILCNLLQYEDGQLSENVALCMIKIVERVSQSCELLDGLCHHGLIQQVIHLINLNSRTTLSQTTYNDLLGVLVKLSSGSTVAFKTLYELNISNTLKDILSAYNLSHGMSSSCSVVDGQRNQVCEVLKLLNELLPTGDANAEELSEKVYFLVSNPKKLQKFGLDVLPLLVQVVSSGANLYVCCGCLTIIYKFVCLGESGMLVELLQNTNISSFLAGVFTRKDHHVLMLALKITEIILQKLSSIFFKSFVKEGVYFAIDALITPEKYKQLIFPVFTGVHPSIGSCQKSSRENARCLCYAFLSGCFSSTEETGNCKLDKDSVYSLAYHIRTHYFSEELCDTDKGVTDILQNLQTLAGSLDDLLNLSLIKETPAQDEENCYALLAEIMSKLKCGEPISTFEFIESGIVKSFINYLTNGQYMRKKGEPQIISRQFSIMERRFEVFARLLLSSAEPPSESLPVLVLIRKLQTSLSSLENFPVVSSQGLKHRNYFATVPNGRCIPHPCVKVRFVRGDGETDLCNYTGDIHTVDPFSSLNAIEGFLWSKVGTKKAEQSFEADSLREHQIKLLSNGSTEVDTDEKLQYSVSCSKKGMKPKLLLYLEGKQLEPTLTLYQAILQQHMKESETVSGTKLWNQVYTLTYKSAGESEDNSSNELFSASDKAATLKFSSFFHGLDCILPSDLAKESPAYDVLFLLRSIEGMNRMAFHIMSHERIRAFAEGRINTLDNIKLSVPSVPQNEFVNSKLTEKLEQQMRDFSAFSIGGMPLWCKELMDSCPFLFSFDARCKYFRIVAFSMSHRQPYIRSYSDLRTSNDERSNSGGLPRKKVLVHRNKILDSAVKMMDQYAHQKVLLEVEYDEEVGTGLGPTLEFYTLVGREFQKYDLGMWRGDHGALISIEGRETVESPFGLFPRPWPSTLDTHELYFSEVVKKFVLLGKIVARAIQDGRVMDIYFSKAFYKLILGQEVSIYDIQSFDPELGTALLEFQALVDRGKLLEFVCEENSSAKLEFCYHNTNIEDLCLDFTVPGYPDYLLISSQDHTMVNTKNLEDYVSLVVDATLNSGISRQIDAFKSGFNQVFPIEHLQVFTAEELERLICGEHDSWALNELLENVKFDHGYTASSPSIVNLLEIIQEFDNEHQRAFLQFVTGAPRLPSGGFASLNPKLTIVRKHSSNLVDSDLPSVMTCANYLKLPPYSSKEIMKEKLLYAITEGQGSFHLS, translated from the exons atggGAAATCGTGGCCAAAAGCGTACTGAAATGGTGGATAGATTACCGGCAGACAAACGGGCTTGCAGTTCACTGGAATTCAGGCCAAGCTCGTCTAATTCGTCTATGAAAATGCACGTGACGGTCATTAATTCAAGTCCAGGCTTTCATGATAATGACATGGACACTTCACCATCTGCTTCTGCCTCTAGTCGTTCAGAAGGAGAATATGATAAGGATTCAGCCTACGGCTCTTGTGATTCTGATGATGCAGAACAAAAACATAGTGATCTTCGGAATTATCAGAGGCAAAGATCGTCTAGTGATCATGGACGATTGAAAAGGATTTTGTCAAGCTTGGGTGAAGAATCTGAGCTGTCTGCACAAAGAACACTACTAGTGGAGCTATGTGAAGTTTTATCATTCTGTATGGAGAACTCACTATCGAGCATGACATCAGATTCATTATCTATAGTTCTTGTAAATCTGGTGAAACTTGATAGCGACCCGGAGATAGTGCTTTTGGCTCTAAGGGCTATAACTTATTTATGTGATGTTTACCCCAGATCTTCCAGTTTTCTAGTTCGTCATGATGGAGTACGTGCCCTCTGTCAGATGCTAGGAGTTATTAAGTATTTGGATGTTGCTGAACAG TGTTTGATAGCCTTGGAAAAAATATCACGGGAACAACCTGTCGCCTGCTTAGAGGCTGGTGCAGTTATGGCTGTTTTAacttatattgattttttttctactaGCATACAA AGGACTGCTCTTCGTACTGTGGTGAATGTCTGCAGAAAACTTCCTTCTGAGTGTCCACCAACTTTGATTGATGCTGTTCCTATACTATGCAATCTCCTTCAGTATGAAGATGGGCAG CTGTCAGAGAATGTGGCTTTATGCATGATTAAAATAGTTGAGCGTGTCAGTCAATCCTGTGAGCTTTTGGATGGTCTCTGTCATCATGGGCTGATTCAACAAGTCATTCACCTTATAAACTTGAATAGTCGAACGACTTTGTCCCAGACCACTTACAAT GATTTGCTTGGTGTACTTGTCAAACTATCTTCAGGATCAACTGTTGCTTTCAAGACTCTTTATGAGCTAAACATTAGCAACACTTTGAAGGACATATTATCTGCTTACAATCTCTCGCATGGAATGTCTTCTTCATGTTCTGTAGTTGACGGGCAGCGCAACCAG GTATGTGAAGTCCTGAAATTACTTAACGAGCTTCTCCCCACTGGAGATGCAAATGCAGAAGAATTGTCcgaaaaagtatattttttagtcAGTAATCCCAAGAAACTGCAGAAGTTTGGCTTGGATGTACTTCCTTTGCTTGTTCAG GTGGTTAGTTCTGGTGCAAACTTGTATGTTTGTTGTGGCTGCCTAACTATTATCTACAAGTTTGTCTGTTTGGGTGAATCTGGCATGCTTGTCGAGTTGCTTCAGAACACCAATATTTCTAG TTTCCTGGCTGGAGTATTTACTCGAAAAGACCACCATGTGCTGATGTTAGCTTTAAAAATCACTGAGATTATCCTGCAAAAGCTCTctagtatattttttaaatcatttgttAAGGAGGGTGTTTATTTTGCAATTGATGCACTGATAACCCCAGAGAAGTATAAACAGTTGATTTTCCCAGTGTTTACTGGTGTCCACCCTTCAATTGGTTCATGTCAAAAGTCTTcaagagaaaatgcaagatgCTTATGTTATGCCTTTTTGAGTGGCTGTTTCTCCTCAACGGAAGAAACAGGAAACTGCAAGCTTGACAAGGACTCTGTTTATAGTCTTGCATATCACATAAGAACCCATTATTTTTCTGAAGAATTATGTGACACTGATAAAGGAGTGACAGatattcttcaaaatcttcaaactcttgcTGGTTCTCTAGATGATCTATTGAACTTGTCCTTAATTAAGGAAACTCCAGCGCAGGATGAAGAAAATTGTTATGCTTTATTGGCGGAGATTATGTCAAAGCTGAAGTGTGGCGAGCCCATATCCACCTTTGAATTTATCGAAAGTGGAATTGTCAAGTCATTTATAAATTACCTAACTAATGGTCAGTATATGAGGAAAAAGGGAGAACCACAAATTATATCTAGACAGTTCTCAAttatggaaagaagatttgaggTTTTTGCAAGGCTTCTCTTATCTAGTGCAGAACCCCCGTCTGAAAGCTTGCCAGTTTTGGTCTTGATAAGGAAATTACAAACCTCACTGTCGTCTTTAGAAAACTTTCCTGTTGTTTCTAGCCAGGGACTCAAACACAGGAATTATTTTGCTACGGTTCCAAATGGTCGGTGCATACCACATCCTTGTGTGAAAGTTCGGTTTGTGAGAGGAGACGGGGAAACTGATCTCTGCAACTATACTGGGGATATCCATACTGTTgaccccttttcttctttgaatgCCATCGAAGGGTTTCTGTGGTCCAAAGTTGGCACAAAAAAAGCTGAGCAGTCCTTTGAAGCAGATAGCCTGAGGGAACATCAAATTAAACTCCTCTCAAAT GGATCTACAGAAGTTGACACCGATGAGAAATTACAGTATTCTGTATCTTGCAGTAAGAAAGGCATGAAGCCCAAATTGTTACTttaccttgagggaaagcagCTGGAGCCCACTTTGACACTTTATCAGGCAATTCTTCAACAACACATGAAAGAAAGTGAAACTGTTTCTGGGACAAAATTGTGGAACCAAGTATATACTCTAACATATAAAAGTGCTGGAGAAAGTGAGGACAACAGTTCTAACGAATTATTTTCTGCGTCAGACAAAGCTGCAACGTTGAAgttctcttcatttttccatGGTCTAGATTGTATTCTGCCTTCTGACTTGGCAAAAGAAAGTCCTGCTTATgatgttttatttcttctaaGGAGCATAGAGGGCATGAACAGAATGGCATTTCACATAATGTCACATGAAAGGATTCGTGCTTTTGCTGAAGGGAGAATTAATACCTTGGACAATATAAAGCTATCAGTTCCTTCAGTGCCGCAGAATGAATTTGTAAACAGCAAACTGACTGAAAAACTTGAACAGCAGATGAGGGACTTTTCTGCGTTTTCTATTGGTGGCATGCCTTTATGGTGTAAGGAACTTATGGATTCATGCCCTTtcttatttagttttgatgCTAGATGCAAGTACTTTCGGATAGTAGCATTTTCCATGTCGCACCGCCAGCCATATATAAGATCATACAGTGACTTAAGGACCTCAAATGACGAACGATCAAATTCTGGTGGCTTGCCTCGTAAGAAGGTATTAGTACACCGCAACAAAATTCTAGATTCTGCTGTCAAAATGATGGATCAGTATGCACATCAGAAAGTACTGCTTGAGGTGGAATACGATGAAGAAGTTGGCACAGGGCTTGGTCCAACATTAGAATTCTATACTCTCGTCGGTCGTGAATTTCAGAAGTATGACCTTGGAATGTGGAGAGGGGATCATGGTGCTCTTATTTCCATAGAGGGTAGAGAAACTGTTGAATCTCCATTTGGGCTTTTCCCTCGTCCATGGCCATCAACCCTGGATACTCATGAGCTATATTTTTCTGAAGTAGTTAAAAAGTTTGTACTTCTAGGGAAAATTGTGGCAAGGGCCATCCAAGATGGTAGGGTTATGGATATCTACTTCTCCAAAGCCTTCTATAAATTAATACTTGGGCAG GAGGTGAGTATATATGACATCCAATCATTTGATCCAGAACTTGGAACTGCTTTGCTCGAGTTTCAAGCTCTGGTCGACAGAGGTAAATTGTTAGAATTTGTCTGTGAAGAAAACTCGTCGGCCAAACTTGAATTTTGTTACCATAATACCAATATTGAGGATCTTTGCCTTGATTTTACTGTTCCTGGTTATCCTGATTATCTCCTGATCTCATCTCAAGATCATACAATG gtaaatacaaaaaatttggAGGATTACGTCTCTCTTGTTGTAGATGCTACTTTAAATTCTGGAATTTCGAGGCAAATAGATGCATTTAAATCTGGATTTAATCAG GTTTTCCCCATAGAACATCTTCAAGTTTTTACTGCAGAAGAATTAGAGCGCTTAATATGTGGAGAACACGACTCTTGGGCT TTGAATGAACTCCTTGAGAATGTGAAGTTTGACCACGGATATACAGCCAGTAGCCCTTCCATTGTTAAT CTGCTTGAAATTATTCAAGAGTTCGACAACGAACATCAACGAGCATTTCTACAGTTTGTGACGGGGGCGCCAAGGCTTCCTTCTGGAGGCTTTGCATCTCTAAATCCGAAGTTGACTATAGTTCGAAAG CATTCTAGCAATCTGGTTGATTCTGACTTGCCTAGTGTGATGACCTGTGCAAACTATCTAAAGTTGCCTCCGTACTCTTCAAAA GAGATAATGAAAGAGAAGCTTTTATACGCCATCACGGAAGGACAAGGCTCGTTTCACCTTTCGTAG